From Phalacrocorax carbo chromosome 25, bPhaCar2.1, whole genome shotgun sequence:
TCCCCTTATCcagtggattatttttttccccggCCACTGCTGAGCCTTCCTTATCcctggcagggccccagcgGGGCTGAAGGCAAAATTGCTGCCCCCATGGTGGGGTGAGGCTGGTTTTCTGCAGCTGGTGGGAGCCCTCAGGGCTCAGTGATTAGGGTTAATTGGGGTGGGAGCTGAGCATCTCCTCAGGTGCCCGAGAGGGCTGAACATGCCAGTGTCCGGAGCTCCGTGGGCTCCGTCCCCGCGGGGTGCGGCGGTGTCAGGGCTGTGCCGAGAGCTGGGCGCCCTGCACGGCCTCCTCCTTGTGGGTGCCGTCGCAGTACGGGGGGGAGCGGGTGCGCTTGCACCCACAGAGCCAGGCCGTCTTGTCCTCCTCCGGGGTGAAGCGTAGCGGGGAGATCCCCGGGGTCGCTTTCTTGTGGGTGCCGTCGCAGAAGGGCTGCAAAGCAAATGGGGAGGGGGTGAAAGTGAGGATTTGGGGGTGCCCGGCTGACCTGGGGGCTGCGCTGTtggcccctgctctgggcacGAAGCGGGGGGACcgccatccctccatcccccctctgctgctctccgccccccccccccccgtccgTGGCCCAGCGCATCCCCCGGGAattggggtgctgtgggtgcaccCCGGAGAGTGACggcccctcctccccccaacgccccccgccctccccggacggggggtgggggggtccccgtGGGGCCGGTCCCGCTCCAGCCCCGGGCGCAGCCCCGCGCATggcggctgggggggccggAGCCCCCCCGGTCCCCGGCCCGACCTGGCTCTTGCTGTGCCCGCAGGCGCACCACGCGTATTTCTTCCCCGCCTTCAGCTCCACCGGGAAGGGCTGCTTGGCGGCGATGGCCGGCTGCGGGGGGGCCGAGCGGCGCCGCGCCGGGGGGGCGGACGGGAGCGAAGGGATGTGCGAAagccccggggggtcccggacaccccacccccgccgccgcccgccggcccccgcggCTCTCATCAGTGTCACGAGCGCAGCCGGTCTCGGCAGCACCAtggccccccgcccgcccgccgccgggtCACCTTCCCCGGCAGCGgctcctcctcccgccgccgccggaaGAGCCGGGGCGGCCGGGCTCGGCGGGAGCTCGGCTGCTCGCTGCAGAAAGGTTCCCCCTTGCACGGAGCctggcagccccccccccagtcccagCCCCTTGCAGCGCAGCCCTCCCTTGCACCGACCCCCTCCCGACCCGGGGTGGCCGGTCCCTTCCACCGTCCCCATCAAACCGGGCTCGGACGTGCGGAGCCCCTTGGTGCCGCTCCCCCAtctcgccccccgccccgcagggtttggggggttcGCCCCGGCCCCCTCCGTGGAGCTGCGCCCCCCCCGCGGGGGTCCCTCTGCTCCCCAAAATTGGGCTCCGCCACTTCCCTGGAAATTCACCTTTTAAGCACCAAAGATTTGGACCcacccccccgctccccccttTATAAACATTTCACTACTGGGAAAAATGAGCTTTTTTGGCAGCTGAAGTGATTTAGCGCTGCAGGTGGCTGCCCGCCGCGGGGGGAGCGCTCGGCCCCACGGGCAGGATCCCCCCACGGCCCCGGGGGTCACGGCCCCTGGCCACCGCGTGTCCGGTGGGGGGGATGCCCACGGCCAGCGCCCACCGTCGCGGGTTCCCGGTGCGATGGGAGCGAGGGTCTGAGCCCAACGTCCGACCCAAGGCCACTTTATCTTCCTTTCTGAAGCCCCCCGGCCCCAAGggctcttccccagcacaggggTAGAAAAATCCCCTCGGGGCAGCAACTCCCAAACCTCGAGCCTCAGGTTCAGCGCTTGAGCTTACAGCAGTACTTGGAGACATCCAAACACCCACCTCTGCACGTTTTTAACCGAGGAGGTTGTAAATTCTCTGTTTAATATCGCTccgcagcccagctgctggccgtGGGTTGGCCTTGCCGGATTACCGGTGGTCTGCAAGTTGCCGGGGAGCTGCTGCGCTGAGTGACCCCGCTCCTCCGAGGCACAGGCCGCGCGTCGGCGCCCGTCCAGAAACGCC
This genomic window contains:
- the CISD3 gene encoding CDGSH iron-sulfur domain-containing protein 3, mitochondrial — protein: MVLPRPAALVTLMRAAGAGGRRRGWGVRDPPGLSHIPSLPSAPPARRRSAPPQPAIAAKQPFPVELKAGKKYAWCACGHSKSQPFCDGTHKKATPGISPLRFTPEEDKTAWLCGCKRTRSPPYCDGTHKEEAVQGAQLSAQP